A stretch of the Synechocystis sp. PCC 7338 genome encodes the following:
- a CDS encoding DUF2499 domain-containing protein, producing the protein MNALSIPTWMVHVSSVIEWMVAIALVGRYAAKAGYGHWRALAWGMMPALVSAMCACTWHFFDNASQLDWLVTLQALTTVIGNITLCLAAWWIYRQSAQPSAPKP; encoded by the coding sequence GTGAATGCTCTCTCAATTCCCACTTGGATGGTTCATGTTTCCAGTGTTATTGAATGGATGGTGGCGATCGCCTTGGTGGGCCGTTATGCCGCAAAGGCTGGTTATGGCCACTGGCGGGCCCTGGCCTGGGGAATGATGCCAGCGTTGGTGAGTGCGATGTGTGCCTGCACCTGGCATTTCTTTGATAATGCTAGTCAGTTAGATTGGTTAGTGACCCTCCAGGCCCTGACCACCGTGATCGGCAATATTACCCTTTGTCTAGCGGCCTGGTGGATTTATCGTCAATCAGCCCAGCCCTCCGCCCCCAAGCCCTGA
- a CDS encoding DUF3593 domain-containing protein, producing MDLSSISPALRPQALMELSQIFAKENLFALSLFPYLGFLWFLRRSPQTPKLVLVGFYVLLVFVLVTIPAGLYAESHYQAQLADVDWLHGSAEIFLSLSNLLVVFGLLQGLAQQSTDKKENS from the coding sequence GTGGATTTATCGTCAATCAGCCCAGCCCTCCGCCCCCAAGCCCTGATGGAACTTAGCCAAATTTTTGCCAAGGAAAACCTCTTTGCCCTTTCCCTTTTTCCCTACCTGGGCTTTCTCTGGTTTCTACGGCGATCGCCCCAAACACCCAAGCTAGTGCTGGTGGGATTCTATGTTCTATTAGTGTTTGTTTTGGTAACTATCCCCGCAGGGCTCTACGCCGAGAGCCATTACCAAGCCCAGTTGGCCGACGTGGATTGGCTCCACGGCAGTGCAGAAATATTTTTGTCTCTTTCCAATCTGTTGGTAGTCTTTGGCCTTCTCCAGGGACTAGCCCAACAATCAACGGATAAAAAGGAAAATAGCTAG
- a CDS encoding cell wall metabolism sensor histidine kinase WalK, producing the protein MFQTTRRRLALWYTLVTAVLLLLFASGVYLYVRQTLVERIDDTLKHVVEVVNRSLVVQGLDQAEYGLNVSASFRDNDATVDDDHIDLEWFSAEGRLLWSTMGNNSPLSLSSQSKAETVSFSGDRQLRQVTKRIEERGLVLGYLRVSHPWFEVTKPIRQLAWDLSLGLTILVSSAAAIGWFLSGLAMEPIAESYQSLKQFTADASHELRNPIAVIQTNVQQALEYPEADPQQQRQQLQVIERLTQRLGNLVNDLLFLARSDSGTLGRTLQTIPLDALLIEVIEEQRLSAEQRGIFLSLRIESQGENPEEDFTVQGDWDQLARLFTNLITNAFDHSQPQQQQESSVALTLERCATDHGALRPRQSSLQVTVADNGVGIDSEQIPHLFDRFFRADPSRSPNQGVGLGLAIVAAIVQHHQGKISVTSSPQGSQFRVQLPSAVPST; encoded by the coding sequence ATGTTTCAGACCACCCGTCGACGTTTAGCGCTTTGGTACACCTTGGTAACGGCGGTATTATTGTTGCTATTTGCCAGCGGGGTTTATTTATATGTCCGTCAAACCCTGGTGGAACGGATTGATGACACCCTTAAGCATGTGGTGGAAGTGGTGAATCGTTCCTTAGTGGTGCAGGGATTAGACCAGGCCGAGTACGGCTTAAATGTTTCTGCTAGCTTTCGGGACAATGATGCAACGGTGGATGATGATCACATTGATTTGGAGTGGTTCAGTGCGGAGGGTCGCTTGCTGTGGTCCACCATGGGCAACAATTCCCCCCTTTCTCTTTCTAGCCAATCTAAGGCAGAAACGGTTTCTTTTTCCGGCGATCGCCAGTTGCGCCAGGTAACCAAAAGAATTGAGGAGAGGGGCCTGGTATTGGGCTATCTGCGGGTAAGCCATCCTTGGTTTGAAGTAACTAAGCCTATTCGTCAACTGGCCTGGGACTTAAGCCTAGGATTAACTATTTTAGTGAGCAGTGCGGCGGCCATTGGTTGGTTTTTATCGGGGTTAGCGATGGAGCCGATCGCCGAATCCTATCAAAGCTTGAAACAATTCACCGCCGATGCTTCCCACGAATTAAGGAATCCCATTGCGGTGATTCAAACCAATGTGCAACAGGCTTTGGAATATCCCGAAGCGGATCCCCAACAACAACGCCAACAACTGCAGGTTATTGAACGACTCACCCAACGGCTGGGCAATCTGGTCAATGATCTTCTCTTCCTGGCCCGTTCCGACAGTGGCACCCTCGGCCGCACTTTGCAGACTATTCCCTTGGATGCGCTCCTAATTGAGGTAATTGAAGAGCAACGGCTAAGCGCTGAGCAACGGGGAATTTTTCTTTCCCTCAGAATTGAAAGCCAGGGAGAGAACCCAGAGGAGGATTTCACTGTGCAGGGAGATTGGGACCAGTTGGCCCGCTTGTTCACTAACCTAATTACCAATGCCTTTGACCATAGCCAGCCCCAGCAGCAACAGGAATCCTCGGTGGCCCTTACCCTAGAACGGTGTGCCACTGACCATGGGGCCCTGCGACCCAGGCAATCTAGCTTACAGGTCACAGTGGCAGACAACGGAGTTGGCATTGACTCAGAGCAGATTCCCCATTTATTTGACCGCTTTTTTCGGGCTGATCCTTCCCGATCGCCTAATCAAGGGGTCGGTCTCGGACTGGCGATCGTGGCGGCCATTGTGCAGCATCACCAGGGCAAGATTAGTGTTACCAGTTCCCCCCAAGGCAGTCAATTTCGGGTGCAACTGCCTAGTGCGGTTCCCTCTACATAG
- the glyQ gene encoding glycine--tRNA ligase subunit alpha: MTITFQSVIAKLNEFWAKQGCLIAQPFDTEKGAGTMNPHTFLRAIGPEPWSVAYVEPCRRPTDGRYGENPNRVQHYFQYQVLIKPSPDNIQEVYLDSLRALGIQPEDHDIRFVEDNWESPTLGAWGVGWEVWLDGMEVTQFTYFQQCGGIDCRPVSIEITYGLERLAMYLQNVEAIDQIQWNEKLSYGDIFWQGEVEQCTYNFEASNPDLLFQLFALYEQEAGQLIERSLALPSLEYVLKCSHAFNLLDARGVIAVTERTRYIGRIRNLAREVAQIYLQQREALGFPLGKKVDKPAVLA, from the coding sequence ATGACCATTACTTTTCAGTCTGTTATCGCCAAGTTAAACGAATTTTGGGCCAAGCAAGGTTGCCTCATTGCCCAACCCTTTGACACGGAAAAGGGCGCTGGCACCATGAATCCCCACACTTTTCTGCGGGCGATCGGGCCGGAACCTTGGTCTGTGGCCTATGTGGAGCCCTGCCGTCGTCCCACCGATGGCCGGTACGGCGAAAATCCTAACCGGGTACAGCACTATTTCCAGTATCAGGTATTGATCAAACCTTCCCCGGACAATATTCAGGAGGTGTATCTTGATTCCCTGCGGGCCCTGGGGATTCAGCCTGAGGATCACGACATTCGTTTTGTGGAAGATAACTGGGAATCCCCCACCCTTGGGGCCTGGGGCGTGGGCTGGGAAGTGTGGCTCGACGGCATGGAAGTGACCCAGTTTACCTATTTTCAGCAGTGTGGTGGTATTGATTGTCGCCCTGTTTCCATTGAGATTACCTACGGCTTGGAACGGTTGGCCATGTATCTGCAAAATGTAGAGGCGATCGACCAAATTCAGTGGAATGAAAAACTCAGCTATGGGGATATTTTCTGGCAGGGGGAAGTGGAACAATGTACCTACAACTTTGAAGCATCTAATCCCGACTTATTGTTTCAATTGTTTGCCCTTTATGAACAGGAAGCGGGGCAGTTGATCGAACGGAGCTTGGCTTTGCCTAGTTTGGAATATGTTCTGAAATGCTCCCATGCGTTTAATTTATTGGATGCTAGGGGGGTAATTGCTGTGACTGAGCGCACCCGCTATATTGGTCGCATTCGTAATTTGGCCAGGGAAGTGGCCCAGATTTATTTACAACAACGGGAAGCCCTCGGTTTTCCCTTGGGTAAAAAAGTAGATAAACCCGCTGTCCTTGCATAG
- the cobS gene encoding adenosylcobinamide-GDP ribazoletransferase: MKWWRRWYFLWGGDSVGAAILFYTRLPWPRSWPVNFDRIARWITLMGLLLSLILLALAQGLQWFGMDNLLRSAIVVSLWLALTGGLHLDGVADTADGLAVTNPSKRLAVMQDSQTGAYGVMAIAVVLLLKTMALASLNSKGLASWALVMALGWGRWGQLLAIALYPYLKADGKGAMHKRNLKWRPDLLLGTAIMIGGGMTLGIILGIAPWLMGLGTGGAALIAWGVGRWFAQQLGGHTGDTYGAVVEWSEVLILLSLSLV; encoded by the coding sequence ATGAAATGGTGGCGTCGTTGGTATTTTCTCTGGGGTGGGGATAGTGTGGGGGCGGCAATTCTGTTTTACACCCGCTTGCCCTGGCCCCGGAGTTGGCCGGTAAATTTTGACCGCATTGCCCGCTGGATTACCCTGATGGGGCTGTTATTGTCCCTGATTTTGCTGGCGTTAGCCCAGGGATTGCAATGGTTTGGTATGGACAATTTATTGCGGTCAGCCATTGTGGTTAGTCTGTGGCTAGCTTTAACAGGGGGTCTCCATTTAGATGGGGTGGCGGACACTGCCGATGGTCTAGCGGTGACTAATCCCAGCAAGCGTTTAGCGGTGATGCAAGACAGTCAAACGGGGGCCTATGGTGTGATGGCGATCGCCGTGGTGTTATTACTGAAAACCATGGCCTTGGCTAGCCTTAATTCCAAGGGCTTGGCAAGCTGGGCCCTTGTGATGGCTTTGGGTTGGGGACGTTGGGGCCAACTGTTGGCGATCGCCCTTTATCCTTATTTGAAGGCCGATGGCAAAGGCGCCATGCATAAACGAAATTTAAAATGGAGGCCCGATCTACTGCTGGGCACGGCCATTATGATTGGGGGAGGAATGACCCTAGGAATTATTTTGGGAATTGCCCCCTGGCTAATGGGGCTGGGCACTGGAGGAGCGGCGTTGATAGCCTGGGGGGTAGGTCGTTGGTTTGCCCAACAATTGGGGGGTCACACTGGAGATACCTACGGCGCTGTGGTGGAATGGAGTGAAGTATTAATTTTGCTGAGTTTATCCTTGGTTTAA